One region of Priestia megaterium genomic DNA includes:
- the mreB gene encoding rod shape-determining protein — protein MLAKDIGIDLGTANVLIHVKGKGIVLNEPSVVAIDKNTNRVLAVGEEARRMVGRTPSNIIAIRPLKDGVIADFEITESMLKHFINKLNVKGFLSKPRILICCPTNITSVEQKAIREAAEKSGGKTIYLEEEPKVAAIGAGMDIFQPSGNMVVDIGGGTTDVAVLSMGDIVTAASIKMAGDRFDAEILQYIKQKYKLLIGERTAEEIKVKIGTVFPKARNEELDIRGRDMVSGLPRTVTVYSEEVEEALRESVSVIVQASKSVLERTPPELSADIIDRGVILTGGGALLHGMDQLLAEELKVPVLIAENPMGCVAVGTGIMLDNIDKLSRRNIV, from the coding sequence ATGTTAGCAAAAGACATTGGTATCGATTTAGGTACAGCTAACGTCTTAATTCACGTTAAAGGCAAAGGAATTGTGTTAAATGAACCGTCTGTTGTGGCGATTGATAAAAATACAAATAGAGTGCTAGCAGTAGGGGAAGAAGCGAGACGTATGGTAGGAAGAACGCCCAGTAATATTATTGCCATTCGTCCATTAAAAGATGGCGTTATCGCTGACTTCGAAATTACCGAGTCTATGCTCAAACACTTTATTAATAAATTAAATGTAAAAGGTTTTTTATCCAAGCCTCGTATTTTAATTTGTTGTCCAACAAATATTACCTCTGTTGAACAAAAAGCAATTCGCGAAGCTGCTGAAAAAAGCGGTGGAAAAACCATTTATTTGGAAGAAGAACCAAAAGTCGCGGCTATTGGCGCTGGAATGGATATCTTTCAGCCGAGCGGAAACATGGTCGTAGATATTGGTGGAGGTACAACCGATGTGGCTGTCCTTTCAATGGGCGATATTGTAACAGCAGCTTCTATTAAGATGGCTGGTGATCGTTTTGATGCGGAAATTTTGCAGTACATTAAGCAAAAATATAAGCTCTTAATTGGAGAGCGTACAGCAGAAGAAATTAAAGTGAAAATTGGCACAGTGTTTCCTAAAGCTCGTAATGAAGAGCTGGACATTCGAGGGCGAGACATGGTTTCAGGCTTACCTCGTACGGTTACTGTTTATTCTGAGGAAGTAGAGGAGGCACTTAGAGAGTCTGTCAGCGTCATTGTACAAGCTTCGAAAAGTGTATTAGAGCGTACACCTCCCGAACTTTCTGCCGATATTATAGACAGAGGCGTTATTTTAACTGGCGGTGGAGCATTGCTTCACGGTATGGATCAGCTGTTAGCGGAAGAATTAAAGGTGCCTGTGCTAATTGCAGAAAATCCAATGGGTTGTGTAGCTGTTGGAACAGGTATTATGCTTGATAATATTGATAAACTATCTCGTCGCAATATTGTTTAA
- the spoIIID gene encoding sporulation transcriptional regulator SpoIIID — protein sequence MHDYIKERTIKIGKYIVETKKTVRVIAKEFGVSKSTVHKDLTERLPEINPELANEVKEILDYHKSIRHLRGGEATKLKYKKEEETVK from the coding sequence GTGCACGATTACATCAAAGAGAGAACTATCAAGATTGGAAAGTATATTGTAGAAACAAAGAAAACAGTTCGTGTAATTGCGAAAGAATTTGGCGTTTCGAAAAGTACTGTCCATAAAGATTTAACAGAGCGTCTACCAGAAATAAATCCTGAGTTAGCAAATGAAGTAAAAGAAATTCTTGATTACCATAAATCTATTCGGCATTTGCGTGGAGGAGAAGCAACAAAATTAAAGTACAAAAAAGAAGAAGAAACTGTAAAGTAA
- a CDS encoding M23 family metallopeptidase, protein MREEEKKRTSPKSKVQKLVRKRWVFPAIYLASAAIILTAVLWFQANGNDISKEDKSGYSQDGTAYRDDAVEVNASLENLKMPVASEASAIVKKPFYDDQASEKQQEEALVFYNNTYHPNTGVDLAVKGDKSFDVVAAASGTVTKATKDPLLGYVVEIDHKDGLVTQYQSLEKADVEVGDIVKQGQTIAKAGKSLYNQEAKTHVHFEVRKDGVAINPSSYFGKSVSSIKEVKATEVTEPKDDSSSEESKDSEKSSDEKTKEDKDSKQPSTDTSKPNA, encoded by the coding sequence ATGAGAGAGGAAGAAAAGAAACGTACTTCTCCAAAATCGAAAGTTCAAAAATTAGTTAGAAAGCGTTGGGTGTTCCCGGCTATCTATTTAGCGAGTGCAGCAATTATTCTTACAGCAGTCCTTTGGTTTCAAGCTAATGGAAATGATATTAGCAAAGAAGACAAAAGCGGCTATAGCCAAGACGGTACGGCTTATCGAGACGACGCTGTAGAGGTAAATGCTTCGCTTGAAAATTTAAAAATGCCAGTTGCTAGTGAAGCATCAGCTATCGTGAAAAAGCCTTTCTACGACGATCAAGCATCTGAAAAACAACAAGAAGAAGCACTAGTTTTCTACAACAATACGTATCATCCAAACACAGGTGTTGATTTAGCTGTTAAGGGAGATAAATCATTTGATGTTGTAGCAGCAGCTAGCGGTACAGTAACAAAAGCAACAAAAGATCCTTTACTAGGTTATGTAGTAGAAATTGATCACAAAGATGGTTTAGTAACACAGTATCAATCTCTTGAGAAAGCTGATGTAGAAGTAGGAGATATTGTTAAACAAGGCCAAACGATCGCAAAAGCTGGAAAAAGCTTATATAATCAAGAAGCAAAAACACATGTGCACTTTGAAGTTCGTAAAGATGGTGTAGCAATTAATCCAAGCAGTTATTTTGGAAAATCGGTTAGTTCTATCAAAGAAGTCAAAGCAACTGAAGTGACAGAACCAAAAGACGACTCTTCTTCTGAAGAATCAAAGGATAGCGAAAAATCATCTGATGAAAAGACTAAAGAAGATAAAGATTCAAAACAACCTTCAACAGATACGTCTAAACCAAATGCATAA
- the spoIID gene encoding stage II sporulation protein D, with protein MKQAKPIVVLGVIFFFVVLLIPTLLVVPFTEKTDGKLHENVKQTPKTEKLQKVTASPLDVSVYRTETKKVEKLPLEDYLVGVVAAEMPATFELEALKAQSLAARTYIVQTMMNGNSHLPQGADVTDTVEYQVYLNKDELRSRWNKDYDWKIKKIQEAVKDTQGQILTYKNKPINATFFSTSNGYTENSEAYWKNSIPYLKSVASPWDKKSPEFTNQKVMSVASFEQRLGVKLTNSGSVGEIVSRTPGQRVDYVKINGKELSGKDVREKLDLSSADFHWTKKGNEIIINTKGYGHGIGMSQYGANGMALEGKTYKDIVTHYYTGVAITPNDQFVAQLTAKR; from the coding sequence ATGAAACAAGCAAAGCCAATCGTCGTACTAGGAGTCATCTTTTTTTTCGTTGTGTTACTCATCCCAACACTTCTCGTTGTTCCTTTTACTGAAAAGACAGATGGAAAGCTACATGAAAATGTCAAACAGACCCCAAAAACCGAAAAACTACAAAAAGTGACAGCGTCTCCTCTTGATGTCAGTGTTTATCGTACGGAAACGAAAAAAGTAGAAAAACTGCCGCTCGAAGACTATCTTGTAGGGGTAGTAGCAGCTGAAATGCCTGCTACTTTTGAACTTGAAGCACTTAAGGCTCAAAGTTTGGCAGCCAGAACCTATATTGTGCAAACTATGATGAATGGAAATAGTCATCTTCCCCAAGGAGCGGATGTGACTGATACCGTAGAGTACCAAGTATATTTAAATAAAGATGAGCTAAGAAGCCGATGGAACAAAGACTATGATTGGAAAATCAAAAAAATTCAAGAAGCAGTGAAGGACACCCAAGGTCAAATTCTTACGTATAAAAATAAGCCAATTAATGCTACGTTCTTTTCTACCAGCAATGGTTACACTGAAAATTCAGAAGCGTATTGGAAGAATTCCATTCCTTATCTAAAAAGTGTAGCTAGTCCATGGGATAAAAAGTCTCCTGAATTTACAAATCAGAAAGTAATGTCTGTTGCTAGCTTTGAACAGAGGCTTGGAGTGAAATTAACAAACAGTGGATCAGTAGGTGAAATCGTCTCTAGAACGCCGGGGCAGCGCGTAGATTACGTAAAGATAAACGGTAAAGAACTGTCGGGAAAAGATGTTCGGGAAAAACTGGATTTATCGTCAGCCGACTTTCATTGGACAAAAAAAGGGAACGAAATTATCATCAATACAAAAGGATATGGACATGGTATTGGGATGAGTCAGTACGGAGCAAATGGTATGGCACTGGAAGGAAAAACGTATAAAGATATTGTTACTCATTATTATACAGGTGTTGCGATTACTCCTAACGATCAGTTTGTTGCACAATTGACAGCTAAACGCTAA
- the murA gene encoding UDP-N-acetylglucosamine 1-carboxyvinyltransferase, with amino-acid sequence MEKIIVRGGNRLSGTVKVEGAKNAVLPIITATLLASEGKTILNDVPALSDVFTIGEVLRHLNAEVDFETNRVVVDASRELKTDAPFEYVRKMRASVLVMGPLLARMGEARVALPGGCAIGSRPIDQHLKGFEAMGAKVQVGNGFIDAKVEGRLKGAKIYLDFPSVGATENIMMAAALAEGTTIMENVAKEPEIVDLANFLNAMGAKVRGAGTGTIRIEGVNKLYGAEHAIIPDRIEAGTFMVAAAITGGNVLVRGAVAEHISSLVAKMEEMGVEITEEGDGLRVVGPEKLKSVDIKTMPHPGFPTDMQSQMMALLLAAEGTSMITETVFENRFMHVEEFRRMNADIKIEGRSVIINGPSQLQGAEVAATDLRAAAALTLAGLVADGYTRVTELKHLDRGYVNFHNKLAALGADIERVNDETKQVEQTQQASDVK; translated from the coding sequence TTGGAAAAAATCATCGTCCGCGGTGGAAATAGATTAAGCGGTACAGTTAAAGTTGAAGGAGCAAAAAACGCCGTTTTACCTATTATCACTGCAACCTTATTAGCTAGTGAAGGAAAAACAATTCTAAATGATGTACCAGCTCTCTCCGATGTATTTACGATTGGCGAAGTTTTAAGACATCTGAATGCAGAAGTAGATTTTGAAACAAATCGTGTAGTTGTAGATGCATCAAGAGAGTTAAAAACAGATGCACCTTTTGAATATGTAAGAAAAATGCGCGCTTCAGTACTTGTAATGGGTCCTTTATTGGCGCGTATGGGTGAGGCTCGTGTAGCTTTACCTGGTGGATGTGCGATTGGATCAAGACCGATTGATCAGCACCTTAAAGGATTTGAAGCAATGGGTGCTAAAGTTCAAGTAGGAAATGGTTTTATTGATGCAAAAGTTGAAGGAAGACTAAAAGGTGCTAAAATTTATTTAGACTTCCCAAGTGTAGGTGCCACAGAAAATATTATGATGGCAGCAGCATTAGCGGAAGGCACTACAATTATGGAAAACGTAGCAAAAGAACCTGAAATTGTCGACTTAGCAAACTTCTTAAACGCAATGGGCGCTAAAGTTCGCGGTGCAGGAACTGGTACGATCCGTATTGAAGGTGTTAATAAATTATATGGTGCAGAACATGCAATTATTCCAGATCGTATCGAAGCTGGAACATTCATGGTAGCAGCAGCTATTACAGGTGGAAACGTACTTGTACGCGGTGCAGTAGCAGAGCACATCAGTTCACTTGTTGCTAAAATGGAAGAAATGGGTGTTGAAATTACTGAAGAAGGCGACGGCTTACGTGTTGTAGGACCTGAAAAGCTAAAATCAGTAGATATTAAAACAATGCCTCATCCAGGGTTCCCTACGGATATGCAATCTCAAATGATGGCATTATTATTAGCAGCAGAAGGCACAAGTATGATTACAGAAACAGTTTTTGAAAACCGCTTTATGCACGTAGAAGAGTTTCGCCGCATGAACGCTGATATTAAAATTGAAGGACGCTCTGTTATTATTAACGGACCTTCTCAACTACAAGGCGCTGAAGTAGCAGCAACAGATCTTCGTGCAGCAGCAGCGTTAACATTAGCAGGACTTGTAGCAGACGGTTATACGCGTGTAACGGAATTAAAACACCTTGATCGTGGTTATGTAAATTTCCACAATAAATTAGCCGCTTTAGGCGCTGATATTGAACGTGTAAATGACGAAACAAAGCAGGTAGAACAAACTCAACAGGCTTCAGACGTCAAGTAA
- a CDS encoding YwmB family TATA-box binding protein, which translates to MFKKISVFLAIFITGLFVYHGSYVSNAQNNETTIEKIVHTLNKQHVSLTEVSLYAREEVKAVTDQKTFYSQAESIKSNFRGFKWEVKRERDLWKAIGTRKSEDVNEVILLTYAIDEHSNAYISYHVTGQGLKEKNMTHFQNVFQTNYEKIFLSEPIIFSCATGEINDKMESVLSVEIQDLLRAFNAKPVESLVEESFTSVSAYTGLWKEALQTKKQEMNLQIALRKTRMGGQTTIVVGTPIITSEY; encoded by the coding sequence ATGTTTAAAAAAATTAGTGTCTTTTTGGCTATTTTCATTACTGGCTTATTCGTATATCATGGAAGTTATGTGAGCAATGCCCAAAACAATGAAACTACTATTGAGAAGATTGTTCACACCTTAAATAAGCAGCATGTTTCGTTAACTGAAGTATCGTTGTATGCAAGAGAAGAAGTAAAAGCTGTTACTGACCAAAAAACCTTCTATTCGCAAGCTGAAAGTATTAAAAGTAATTTTAGAGGTTTTAAATGGGAAGTGAAGAGGGAAAGAGACCTATGGAAAGCAATAGGTACACGCAAAAGTGAAGATGTGAACGAAGTCATTCTGTTAACTTATGCGATCGATGAACACAGCAATGCGTACATATCGTATCATGTAACGGGACAAGGTTTAAAAGAAAAAAATATGACCCATTTTCAAAATGTATTTCAGACAAATTATGAAAAAATTTTCCTGTCAGAACCCATAATTTTCTCTTGTGCAACAGGGGAAATCAATGATAAGATGGAAAGTGTTTTGTCTGTTGAAATTCAAGACCTATTACGAGCTTTCAATGCTAAACCAGTGGAATCTCTAGTGGAAGAGTCATTTACCTCTGTTTCAGCATATACTGGACTGTGGAAAGAAGCTCTTCAAACGAAAAAGCAGGAAATGAACTTACAAATTGCATTACGCAAGACAAGAATGGGCGGTCAAACAACCATAGTTGTTGGCACACCTATCATTACGTCTGAATATTAA